The following is a genomic window from Rhinatrema bivittatum chromosome 12, aRhiBiv1.1, whole genome shotgun sequence.
ggcgaggaggcggacatggcgctatcttcgctggcggcgataaggtaagacacgttatcgccgccagtagcacacccaatagcaccacctttgacggtggcgctattgggtgcaaaagccggcagcgataacaccgcggtggtacgatcgctgccggctttcgcaggcctgcccccccacttcgccccccgttaccgccgggattcaccattctctgcgagaatggaaaatcccgaCCTAAGGAAGCCAGAAAAATTAGCAACACCGTAATAGATGATTTCATTTATCCCAGtgctgactgggtgaatgttgcATCGAGACCTGCTAAGGTGgtgaagttcctagatgaaataaattactccttcatggagcagctgatacaaGAAGGAGTGCTAATTTAGACCTAGTCTTTAGTGGAGCACCTGATTTGATGTGAGAAGTAAcagtgttggggccacttggcaatagtgatcataatatgatcaaattttacttgataactggagggagaacACAAAGGACATCAACTATAATAGCACTTAACTTTCAAAAGTGAGAATATGGTAAAAGGAGAAAAATGTTTAGGGAAAGACTGAAAGGAGCAACAGCAAAGGTTAAGACTTCAtatcaggcatggatattgtttaaaaatactatcttggaagcacaaatcagatgtattccattcaTTAAAAAGGGTGGAAGAAAGGTCAAATGATTGCTGACATGGTTTACAGGTGAGGTatgagaggctattctagccaaaataacatctttaaaaaaatggaaaagagatccaAATGATGAAAACAGCAGAAGCACTGGCAGTTaaatgtaaagcattgataaggaaggcaaaggcagaatttgaaaagaagcttgctgtggaagcaagaactcataataaaaactttttcaggtatatttgaagcaaaaagcctgcgagggagtcaattggaccattagatgatcaagggggtgAAAGGGGCATTAAGGGAGGACAAAGCCATAGCGGAgagattaaataaatattttgcttctgtctttactAAGGAAGATGTAAGAAAGATACTTGttccagaaatgatatttaaagataatgattcagaggaaccaaaacaaatctcagtgaatctggaagatatactagggcacattgacaaactaaagaggaaCAAACCATCtagaccagatagtatacatcccagagtgctaaaagaactgaaaaactaATCTGCAGACCTATTGTTAGAAATCTGTAAACTTTCATTAAACTCAGCTATGGAACCTGACGATAGATGGTGTCCAACATaaccccagtttttaaaaagaattCCAGGGATGatacaggaaactacagactagtgatTTGATGtcattgccaggaaaaatggttgaaattattataaagaacaaaattattgaacatgTAGGTAGCCATAGTTCAGTGtgacaaaaccaacatggatttaaccatgGAAAgacttgcatcacaaatctgctacatttttttaaggtgtgaataaacatgtggttaaaggtgagccagctgatatagtgtatctagatttccagaaaacatttgacaaagtacctcacgaaagactcttgaggaaattaaaaagtcatgagataagaGGCAATGTTTTATAGTGGATTGAGAATTGgtaaaaagatagaaaacagagagcagggctaaatggtcaattgctttttaatatatttattaatgatctagaGATTGGAACgagtgaggtgaacaaatttgctgatgattcagttgttaaatcacaagaggattgtgagaaattgcaaaaggaccttgcaagattgggaaACTGGGTATATGAATgtcagatgacatttaatatgggcaagtgcaaaataatgcatgtagggaagagcaacccaaattatagctacacactGCAAGGTTCCACTTGGGCATCactacccagaaaaaggatctaggcatcatcgtggataatatgttgaaatcttctgctcagtttgcagcagcaaccaaaaaagcaaatagaatgcttaggaaaggaatggagaataatgcCTTGTgtatttgctccatggtgaaacctcaccttgagtattgtatgcaattctggccactgcatctcaaaaaagagatagtggaattagaaaaggtacagagaacggtgactaaaatgataaaggggatagaatgattcccctatgaggaaaggctaaagagatgagggctcttcagcttgaagaagagacagctgaggcaaGATATGATTGAAGTCTATAAAACGGAATGGAACTAGTATACATTAATTGTTTAcactttcagaaagtacaaagattaggggacacacaatgaggttactaggtaatacatctaagacaaataggagaaaatatatatttttgtaatcaacacataattaaactctggaattaattgccaaaggatgtggtgaaagctgttggtgtagctgcatttaaaaaaaggtttggacaagttcctggaaggaattgcagcatggaatttatctaccccttgggatcctgccaggtacttgtgacctggattggccactgttgaaaagaggctacttgggcttgatggacctttgatctgacccagtatgcaaatcctatgttcttatggaaaaaaaacccaacataagatgatacttttttttttattagactaaaAATACATTTACTGACTTGCTTTTGGGAGCTATTGCTCTCTTCCTCAGCTcagaagagaggaagggagtaatatttcccaaacattaGTCATGAAAAGTATTAAGTTGGTCCAGTCAAAAAGGATTTCCTtatattatacatatttttgtttttatatgttaACCTATATTTCCATACACTACTCTCATTGGGCTAACAAATTCTCTCTTATATACCCAAGGAAGATGAAAGATATATAAGAACTTCACATCACTGAGCCAAGTGTTGCTCTTCCAACAGTTTCTGCATTCTATCAGCCTCATCTTCAACCACccgtttgggggtttttttttctgtgtgtaaaaGAGGGCAAGGGCAAATTACAAGATATACGGCAAATGAAGAAGCGCAATtagtaaaaagaaagaaagaaaagacgtGTAAATCATAAATGGCTCGTCAGTAATCAGACGACAGAAAGACTTTATCACTGCCCTCCCCGGGATAGCGTCTTAGGTGGCGTACTTCCACGTACTGGAGTCATTTTTCTACCTTCTCGAACATAACACCAGAACAGAAATGTGGTACATTCCTATGCTGTCTGATGAACCAGCAAATTTTCAGGGTCAACAGAGATGATCACAGAACACAagtcattgtttttttttaattatttctagtTCATCTTTCCAAAAGATGCTCAGGGCAGCTTGCagcattattagtattcaggtacaataagtccctgccACAGAGAGCTTGAAGTTGAAGTGAGTAACCTGAGGTAagggggagataaagtgacttgcttaaGGTCCCAAGGCGGTGGGAGAAGCGGGATCCGAACCTTCATCGCCCTAAACCCATTGCTCTAACTACTAAGCCACTTCCCTTTTTAAGTTCCCTGACAAAGCTAAAGTGGGTACCAGAGGGAAGGGGAAAACGCAACTTTCTCAAGGGGGAAAATGGGatctgaatcctggcttccctggtgctCAGCCCTGTTCCCTTTAACCCCCTCACAGAGTCCTATTCAGATGTTCTGGATGTATTTATACTTAATGTTAATTCTAACTTTGAAAGAGGGACAGGCAAAAGGCATCCATAGCGCAATAAAATACAGAGATACTCTTCTCAAGTTTTTGTGTTCCAATTTGAAATCAGCTGCATCGGAGCAAAGCCATTTCTGTCTAAAAGATTGACTTGTGGCAAGTTCTCTGTCAATTTATATGGCTACGAGCtctgaaattacaaaaaaaaaaagatatttttatcAGTTTGTTTTTGATACCCAGATGTAGAAAGATGGTGCCTATCTCTCATCCCTCTGGTACTTTTTGGCACTGCTGATTGCATCGTATTAGGAAGTATAATCCACTTTTCTGCTTTTTGGGTTAGGTGTATATCTGAATGATGACCGCATTGACACAAAAAGAGATTAAACACAAATAATTTTGATTAAATCGATGATTTAATCTTTTGGTGCTTGATGAATTGGCACTTAAACCTTTATGGCTATCCCCATATCATGCTTGCTGCTCAGTTTATGAATTTGTCTTAACTGTTTGAAACCCCTATTTATTTGCTTGTCCTTAGCATGGTGCCTATGGTGCCTCTTGCTTCAGGAGGCCATAAACAGCCACGGACTTCCGATGTGCTTGGGGACAGGCGTAGAGGGACCTGCTTCAGAGCTGGCTCCGATGCCACGCAAGCTCGGAGAACGGTGCCCTGCATGGCCAGGGGGAGGCAAACATTTGGGAAGGCTGTGGGCAGAGGCACCCCTGAAGCGGTGGCATCCTGCGTGCCCGCCTGGATCACCTACCCCTACAGCCTGGGGGACCCTCATGGCAGGGAGGAGATCAAAGCTGGAGTATGGTCTGTGATAGCACAGCAGGCCGGAACAAATAGGCACGGGGGTGGGACAAGTGCTCCTTATCTGCTGAGGTCTCCTTGGACAAACAAGGTCTTTGAGGACAGAGGAACCAAATCATCTTCTTTGGCAGggaggcacccccccccccccccccgggtttggCCGGAAATGGGAGCATTTTTCTCCCTCCAAAACCAACCCTGCCTGGGAGTGACTTAGATGGCTCTGCAGCTTCATTTATGGGTTACAATGCCATTCACCTCTAGGTCTtcaatgagaggaaaaaaaacccccccaaaaactacaAGTTCACAGATGGCATGAAGTAAAACCTGAAGTTGGGCGGTGAccttgctcctgtgtctctgtATTTACACGATGATATCAGTCTCGAGAGGGCCCCTTACGGCACTCTTTAGCAAAGGCTTCGGTAGACAGTTGGAGTCTACATTGTTTTTCTTTCTGGGCCACAGTTCTTTGCAAATTGTCCCTGGCAGGCCCTGCTGTAGGCCTGCTCGCTCTCTGCAGGACACAGGGCTAAATTTGCTTGGCCGTCTGAGCTGGGGCGGGGCTCCGGGGGGAAAGCCAGGCATCCGCTTTCCCCAGCAAGGTTGCCTGGCGTCTGACCGGCCGCCTCCGTGCTGGCCCGCTTGCCCATGGTCAGGATGCCGGCGGCGTGGTTCCCCGTTCCGTGCAGCAGGCGGTAGAGGCGACTCTGGAAGGCCGGGCCGTCGGCTTTCCTCTTGCCCAGGGTCAGGATGCCGGCGGCGTGGTTGCTGTAGCCGTGAAGCAGGTCGTAGACGCGGCAGGGGCAGGTTCTTTCATGGCA
Proteins encoded in this region:
- the HCRT gene encoding orexin, coding for METSNTKRTSSFLILALLSSLASASKNVPACCHERTCPCRVYDLLHGYSNHAAGILTLGKRKADGPAFQSRLYRLLHGTGNHAAGILTMGKRASTEAAGQTPGNLAGESGCLAFPPEPRPSSDGQANLALCPAESEQAYSRACQGQFAKNCGPERKTM